One stretch of Lacrimispora sphenoides DNA includes these proteins:
- a CDS encoding ABC transporter permease: protein MATRLQKNIKQYLKDNIGIIGALLILCIFLSVFPKTSGAFLTHKNMFNVLRQISSNLFLACGMTMVIILGGIDLSVGSIIALSGCVAAGCVARYNLPIFAAVIIGILIGMAVGMMNGVVISKTTIPPFIVTLATMNVAKGLAYVYTGGSPVRVVTKEWQFLGAGYIGGVPTPVILLVFVLIITAVIMNKTKLGRHIYAVGGNAQAAKFSGISTARVKLLVHTYSGIMAGLAGVVLASRMYSGQPTAGDGAEMDAIAAVVVGGTSMAGGSGKIGGTIIGGLIIGVLNNGLNLMNVNSFWQYVVKGIVILLAVFIDYLRNKKKD, encoded by the coding sequence ATGGCAACAAGACTTCAAAAAAACATAAAACAATACTTAAAAGACAATATCGGTATTATCGGGGCATTGCTGATCCTGTGTATTTTCTTATCCGTATTTCCAAAGACAAGCGGTGCCTTCCTGACACATAAGAATATGTTCAATGTGCTGAGGCAGATTTCATCGAACTTATTCCTGGCATGCGGCATGACTATGGTCATCATTTTGGGAGGCATCGATCTTTCCGTCGGTTCTATCATCGCTTTGTCCGGCTGTGTAGCTGCCGGCTGTGTGGCCCGCTATAACCTTCCCATATTTGCTGCTGTCATCATTGGCATCCTCATCGGCATGGCAGTGGGCATGATGAATGGTGTGGTCATTTCCAAAACCACGATTCCGCCTTTTATAGTGACCCTTGCTACCATGAACGTGGCAAAGGGTCTGGCATATGTCTATACCGGCGGTTCACCTGTGCGGGTGGTTACAAAGGAATGGCAGTTTCTCGGCGCCGGTTACATCGGAGGAGTTCCAACGCCAGTCATACTTCTGGTATTTGTCCTGATCATAACTGCGGTTATTATGAACAAGACTAAGTTGGGGCGCCATATCTACGCAGTGGGCGGCAACGCCCAGGCGGCGAAATTTTCCGGCATCAGCACAGCCAGGGTAAAGCTTCTGGTTCATACATATTCCGGTATTATGGCGGGTCTTGCCGGCGTGGTATTGGCCTCCCGCATGTACTCCGGGCAGCCTACAGCAGGTGACGGAGCGGAAATGGATGCCATTGCAGCAGTAGTGGTAGGAGGTACTTCCATGGCAGGCGGTTCCGGAAAGATCGGCGGAACCATTATCGGCGGCCTTATTATCGGTGTTCTAAACAACGGGCTGAATCTGATGAATGTCAATTCCTTCTGGCAATATGTAGTAAAAGGAATCGTCATACTCCTGGCTGTATTCATCGACTATTTAAGAAATAAAAAGAAGGATTAA
- a CDS encoding sugar ABC transporter substrate-binding protein: MKMRTWRFILVIAILALLPGCRRNELDPRQHEALLFGATYMTRNNPYFDVLNQGIEEVVVANGDILLTRDPLQDQEKQNEQILELIHEGICMLFINPVDWEAVTPALDACKEAGVAVINVDTAVKDRDSVISIIETDNYQAGQICALDMMKRKKSANIIILDNPIQMSITYRSQGFTDAIAGNDNYRVVYRHAAAGEIEVSSKVMEEILRKNIDFDVILGGNDPTALGALAALQQARREEGILIYGIDGSPDFKSILDMGYVTGTSAQSPKSIGRVAAETAYGYLAGEPVEKYISLPSTLITKDNLDNYEIDGWQ; this comes from the coding sequence ATGAAGATGAGGACATGGCGATTCATTCTGGTCATAGCAATATTGGCCCTTTTGCCCGGATGCAGAAGAAATGAGTTAGACCCCAGACAACACGAGGCCCTCCTTTTTGGGGCGACCTATATGACAAGGAACAACCCTTATTTTGACGTCTTGAACCAGGGAATCGAAGAAGTGGTTGTAGCCAACGGGGATATTCTTCTCACCAGGGACCCCCTACAGGACCAGGAGAAACAGAATGAGCAGATTTTGGAATTGATTCATGAGGGAATCTGCATGCTGTTTATAAATCCTGTGGACTGGGAGGCTGTTACCCCTGCCCTTGATGCCTGCAAAGAGGCAGGAGTTGCCGTCATCAATGTGGATACCGCGGTAAAGGACCGGGATTCTGTCATATCCATCATAGAAACGGATAATTATCAAGCAGGGCAGATTTGCGCCCTGGATATGATGAAGAGGAAGAAATCCGCCAATATAATAATCCTGGACAATCCCATACAAATGTCCATCACCTACCGTTCCCAGGGATTTACCGATGCAATTGCAGGCAATGACAATTACCGGGTGGTATACCGTCATGCAGCTGCCGGTGAAATTGAGGTGTCTTCCAAAGTGATGGAGGAAATTTTGCGTAAAAACATTGACTTTGATGTCATCCTGGGCGGCAACGATCCAACGGCTCTGGGAGCTCTCGCGGCTTTGCAGCAGGCAAGGCGGGAGGAAGGAATCCTGATCTACGGGATCGACGGTTCCCCTGATTTTAAATCGATCCTGGATATGGGCTATGTAACCGGAACCAGCGCCCAAAGCCCTAAGTCTATCGGCAGGGTGGCGGCGGAAACGGCTTACGGGTATCTGGCAGGTGAACCGGTGGAAAAATACATAAGCCTGCCCAGCACATTGATTACAAAGGACAATCTTGATAATTACGAAATTGACGGTTGGCAGTAG